The genome window CGACGAACCGAACATGACTTTACGCAAAAGGAGCCCCTGATTGTTCCGAGCCCATAACTCGTCAAAACTCCCGAACTCAGGAGATGTCGCTCGCCGCAGACCCTCATTGTTTCCTACTGAGTTCTTGCTGATAAGAGCTTACTTCGGTCACTCAGAAGCACTATTGCAAGCCTCAGCACCGATACCATTTTCTCACGAAAATCATCTGGATCTTCATAGTCAATTCTAAAAAGGGCTCGATTTTGTGGATTGGTATTAATTCCATTGGGATTTTCAGCATCAAAGAGGCTTAGGAAATAACTCGCTTGGGCATTTAACGTTTCTTGATGCTGAATAAAGATAAGAAAGACAAAGGTATTTCCATCCGCCTCAAATCTCAACAGTTCATTATTGACTTGATGCATAAGGGTACCCGGAGCATCAACCGCACCAAAGGATGGCTGCGGTATTGCGGTGAGCTGTGCAAACTCTCCATTTTGAGCGAGTTGATCGAATCCTTGTTGAACACTATGAACTCGTGGCTCCCCATCGGTTATAATCAAAGCAGTACACCGGGCCCGTGAATCATTCATCTCATCTCTATATTCCTGACAATCATCGGCAAACTGAGCAAAAAGTTCATGGGTATTTGTACCACCAAGAGAAGGCGTTAGATAAGCAAATGCTCCAACTGGATTATTGATTGCGGAAGGGATAGACAAGGGAGCGCCAGACTGAAGTCCAGATTGCAGATCCGTATCTTTCAGATTACCAAACGAGTATAGAGGCTTGGATGTTTTCCCCAGCTTACTCCATGAGGGATGGATTTGATAACTATTATCACTCCAGACTGGATTGAGTTTTGCTCTTGGAAAATAGGGGTAGATACCTGGCGGATTCCGTAAGTCAATCTGCGTCATACCTCCTACTGGGAAGTGATAATACGAAGCGGGATGATTTCCTGGATATCCACCCTCCTCAAGCTGCCAAGATAACGCCCCATGAGAAGATGGGAACGGATGCAATGGATTATCAATGACATTCAAATATTCTCGAGCTTTCAAAGAATGGCCCACCGAGTATTTATATGCTGGCTCAAGCTGAGGCTTTGTTCCTGGCTTTGGATTTAAGTTTGGAAATTCTTCATGATCCCAATAGACAAGGCTCTCATTCAAGCGAATCTGCGGAAACACCGTCGACATATTCTTGAGACCCGTCTTTACCTGACCGGTAGCGTCCAATATCTCTAATGACAAGAGATCCTCTTGCAGGTGTATCTGTTCCTCATAAATATTTCCCGATCTCCAATTATGAAACTCAAAAACGCCCCTTATTGGCTTTCCATCAGGAGTTGTTTCTTGAAAACTTCCATACGGGTGAGGTGCGGAAAATACGTAAAAACCAAGATGTGGAAACCTCTCGGAAAGTCCAATCAAAGCACTCTGGGTTAGCTGTTTCGCTGTCATCCAAAAATCGGAGAGATTCGCTACCAAAGAGACATACTGCGATGGTGGTGAGCCACGGAGCAGTATCTCACCCTGACTAATCCCGCCCACATTGGTTGTCATACGTTCAAGATCTTCAACTTCAGGTCTCGTTAAGAAGACACTATTATACTGAAACGGCGCCCGACAGATATCTCCATCAGATATCTCGATGATTTCATTTGTCACCGGGTTTTTCATGGGCTGACATAGCAACGCAGAGAGGTTCCCGTTTGCTACGTCCTTACTTAAGTACCGATTTTGGGGACATGTAGTATGATCAAAGACTGTCGTACGCCATCCCGGCATATTAAGCTCCTCTGGAAAGGGCGCACCGACCGCGACTGTTTCATGACTCAGGCCACAGACACGAGTAATCATATTCGATGAAAGGAGTTCACAATAAGGAACAGCAAGAGAAACTCCTGGATTGTAGCCCCAGATTTGCAATTTTTCAGAAGATGGGCACGTTCCACTCCCCTGCGTACAACCGCAGTCCATTGAAGGATAAGCAGGAATTATCGATCCCCTGTGATCTGCATAAGTAACGGAATCACTCCGATTCGAATTCCAATGGGCAAACCCTATCGGAAGTTCCCGGTAAGTAGTCGCATATGGCAGCTGCCCAGCAAGGAAGTAACACATCTCTACTTCTTCTTGAAACGAGAGATCACGTCCAAGCTGCATCTCGATTTTTTGCATACTGATCGGATAACAAAAATGATTTGCCTCTCCTCGCGTAGCGACTGGAATATTGGCTGCTTCTAATAACCGTTGAATGGGAGTTCCTATTTGATCAGGTGGTAAATCGACATTTTCAGGAGCACCCCGCATCGAGAACGAGTTATCGAATCCGAAAAAGAGTGCACCACTACTCGGCTTACCACCGAACTCAGCTGAGGTTTGGAAAATATTCAAAAAACCGAGAAATGCGTCTGTCAAAAAAGTTGTACTTTCCGACGAGCGTGCAGTAACCCTGGCAGTTTCTCCCTGTGGATAACTATACGAGAGCTGCACATTGGGACTGCCATCAACCTCTACCTGAACTTTACTGGCTCCAGCGTATCGATCACGAGGTGGAAACTGTGCATCAAGATCTTGATTGAGAATAACGGCCCAGATACCCGCATCATATGCTGCTCTCCTATTTGGCAGATTTCTTGTCATCTGAATTATGGTCTGGGTTACATTACTCACATTTTTTACGGAATCTTCTACCGCTACGAGGAATTGTGTCATCACCAAAGTGATGAGTAGGAGTAACACAATGGAGATCGCTGCAAGCGGAAGGACAGCTCCACTATCCTTTCCCATACTCGTTTTGACGCACCGATACTTCACTGCAACTGTACCTCCTGATCAAAAAAGACAGTATGAAGAGTGGTGATCGGTGTTGAAGAGAAGAACCGAAAAGGATTCGAGCAAAGCAGTACAAATAAGAGGGGTTTCATCTCTAGATAGGAATCAATGTACTCCATCTTGCGTAAGACGGGATTATAGATTGGCACCTCAAAAAGATTAGTGCCAAACGGAGGAAGATTTTTATTCTTTGATTCAAGGATACGCTGAATCCTCGACATCGAATAGCTGTTAAGAGCCGTCTCTAAGACATCTCGACTATCTCCAAAACATCCTTGTGATGAGGGAGTTGTCACGAATGCATCGTTCATTGCCAGTTGAGCACCCGTAGGATATCCCGCTGATTCAGCATTCATTTCGCCAGTATCAATGTCTATAAAATAGAGTTGCGCGGCTGCCCCATGAGTGATGCGGGATGCACCGCTTCCGATGTTTGACATGTAAAACTCGAGTTGCTCGATGAGACGGGGAAAGTAACTTGTTGAAAGTTCATCATCAGATAAAGGTGCTATCAACAGCTCTTGTTGTGATTGAACACTAAACATCTTGGCTCTAATAGGAGGTTGTTCAATAGAGCGAACAAATTGTCCAATAGTTGACTGCTGCCATATTCGCGACAGTGACGTCACGGAGAGATCATAAAAGTAGAAACCTATGAAAAGAAGCAGTGGCAAAGCGATGACAAGCTCAACAAACGCAGCGCCTCTCTCTTGTATAAAGGTGCCCTTCGTCTTTACGAAACGACCTTGACTCCTTCTGGCTAACGATCTCTTTTTTGTCTCGCGATTCAAACCCACCTCTTATCCAGACCTCCGCCTGTATGCCTGTTTCATCTTATCACAACAATCCGAAGTGCGCGCCTTCCAGAGTGAAGTTGGTGCCAAATAAATGAATCCTTCGCTGTACTGTTTTTTTCTCAAGTGGCATGTTGGCATTGACTGGAGAGTCGATCAAAACACGGGTTGCGGTATAAGTGGTAGCGTTCGTAAATCCAACGGCATCATTTCTTCTCGATGCTTCTCCGGCGATATAATTGAAAAAATTCATATGCTCATCACTACCGAAATTGAATGGGGGAGTGCTTCTCATTGCATTCAAAACATCACTCTGTTGTTGTTGACTTGGATGTCCGACCAGAAACTGATGCAACGGAATGGTGGTAGACGTAAACTCTTTCTCATCAGCTGCCTCGCTCAGAAGCGAAAATACATAAGCATCTCTCGTTACCATTCCGAGCGAAGACACACCAATTCCAAAGGTAATAAAGCCAGAAAGAATGGCTAAAAATATTGGGAAGACAAGGGCAAGTTCTACAAGGACAGAGCCACTTTCATTCCTGCTGCCTGATGTATACCGGGTGAGGAAACAAGGCTTTTGGGGACAACTGCGAGCGTCTTTCATCTTCTCTCAATCCCTGACTCAATAATCACTTTAACAATAGTCCGTTTACGACTGAGGAAGATTCTCTCTCAGGCATGACACCACGCTCTAATTGAACAACACCTGGTACCCGAACTGACACGGACACCGAGTGCTGAACTGAGCCTGTGATTGCGGTCGGAATAGATTGAACCGATCCTATGCTGCCGCTACTCGTCTCGGACGCCGCACTGACACCACCCACCAAGAGAGGGTTGTCGGGCATTCGAGCGCTCGGGGAGTGAGTACCCGCGTCAAACATGTCCTGGAACTCTTGAACAGAGTGAGACTGAGCAAATAAGGAATGTGAGGGAACGAGTAAGAGGCAAAACACTACACCGAGCAGACTTTGGCAGGGGACCCTCCACCTATTCAGGTTCGCGCTCTTGTGTTTTGGACGTTTCGCAGGAAAATTGAATGATATCAACATAATCCACCTTAAAAAACCTTACTTCTTACACCTATCAGTTTGCCCAACTGCAGCCAGCGTGTTCCACCAGCCACCTTTTCAAAACCATTATATGCTAATATTATGCATTTTTATTCGATAAGGTGATATCTGGAAGAATACGGGCTACATGACATTTAATTTAATTGTTTATTTTCAGTTAGATAGCAGGGTTTTGCTTCTTTACGAAAAATTATCTTAGTAGCCGGGAGGTGTTAAACTTTAACCAAAATGTATTGCGTATTCGGGAGCGCTTAAAAGATGACACAGGAACACGGTTGTAGCTCAGACTTTATCAAAGACCATGCGACAAGACTGCTACTCAACGAAGGACGATTACCCGCCTTACCAGGGAGCAGCGCCCCACGACAAGAGGACCAGAACCACCTTCTGATGGGGACGTATGTAGTCAAGAGCGACGAAAAAGGACGAATAACCATCCCATCTAAACACCTCCAAAGCATCGGTGAACAATGTGAGTTTATCGGAGTTCGTAGCAGTAATTCGGCAAGCATCTACGTCTTCTCCAAACCTCTCTTCTTGGAGCTTATTCGGTTATCCGTAGAAAGCGAAACCTCCGTGGTGCCTGCTCAACTAGAACAAGTACGCTTCTCTCTTCAAAATGCTGGAGAACTAAAACGAGATAAACTCAATCGGATAAATATAAACTCTCTCATGCAATCTGATACAACTAAGCTCTTAGAGGTCAAGGGCTCTGGAAACTTCCTAGAGATCACTCCCCACCAGCCTTGATCCGCTTTTTACTATCCAAACCATGATCTTTTGGGGTACAAGAGATGTTATGGGAAAACTCATTATCCCCTCCTATCAATGGGAACCGCCGCTTATTTCTCTAAGCTTCATTCTTGAAAATGATTTGTGGAGAAACATTTAGATGTCAGGGCTTTTCCATTCACCAGATGAGAGCTCACCAGATGAAGAGCACGGAGACTTTTCCAGCCATGGAAATAGTAGCGAAAATCATCCTGATAATGAGAAACAATTAAACCGCCCCAAAAAGCTTCCACTCTCACCGTCAGATACCTACTTCACCCACTTTCTTTCACAGTTTATCGTTCCCTATGATGATACTCTTACGAATACATCAGACTACCGTGCAGCGATGCAAAATCCGATAGATGCATTTCAATCAATTCACAGAAATAGTCCCGCGGTAGAGAGAGAAACCTTACAGGAGTTAAACACCACTCTAAAAGACAAGCTGACACCGATTGTGGGCGAAAAAATGCAGCAGCGATTCTTACATCCGTTAGTTCGGAAACAGACCATATCTGCGATTGAGAACTCCGATCTTGATATGGAATACACGATCTACACCTGCATGTTAGAGCTACGGCAACCAGAGGCTCAAAAAAGTTATGCTCTCCTATCTCCTAATAAAAATCTCGAGTTCTTTTCTCATCCCGTGGCGCACCTCTTGGCGCACTTCGAAAGCGATAATCCACTGTCGCCGTTCTTTCACGAATCAAGAGAGTGGAAGGATCAAAAAGCGTTTTCACATGGCGCCTTCAGAGAGAGTCTTACACGGTTTACTTCACTCTTTTCTCAAGAGCCATGTGCCGTTCGTGAACAAGTTCAAAAAGATCTGGAAAGCTTTATTACCCCAAGAAGTCTTAACGAAGCCCAGGTGCAACAGAAACTGCGACTGACCCAAGGGAAAAACCACTCTCTCTTATTAAGCTTCGACGGTGAGCACCTTCCGAACTTTGATGTTCACCTGCATCCGCTTCACCTAACAATTCAGACTGACATTCCTTCCTCACTGATCATCCGCCTAAAACGGGGCAACTCCTAGACAGTCTCTTTGACGGAAGAAACAATCTCTTTGACGAGAGAACCTGTTACGAGAAGACGCTGTTATTCGGCATAAGGCGCTGTTGGCTTGCTTTGGAACCTAGACCCTAAATACTGTTTTTCTGGGCACTTGAGAAATTATGCCACCGGCATTCGAATTCATTCAGCTACCAGTGATCAAAAATGAAATAAACGGTTTTCATTTTGGGAGCTTCATTATTATAGTCTTTCCAATATTTGCTTGCTGGATTACTAAACCTTTTACGGCGGTGTATGCGAGTTGAAAAGATAAACGTTAATACCGCATCGCCCCATGTACCCTGCTTGTCTTACGTGGCATCAACTACGTGGATGAAACAAGCGCATCTTAGAAGATTTTTTATGCAGAAAATGAGCGGCACAATCCTGACATCGCCACATTCGAAGAGACCATCTTGCTTTTCTTGGCTTCTTTGCCTTGCTCTCTCCGTGCTTGTTGAATTGCAGTTTGCATCCCTCCTTTTGGTCTTCACGCCATCAGCGTGCCTTGCTTCCCCATATCCAGAAGCCACTCAAGTCTATCGGGGGTACCGAGATAAAACCTTCGCAAAACCAGGAAAGTCGAACTCGCAGGTCCTACAAATGAAATCCCCTGAAGAAGACAATCCCGCAACTCACGGAGAGGAAGCGGTCTTGGTTAAACGTTTCATTGTCAGTGGCAACTCAACACTTCCAGAAGAAGTTATAGGAAATATATTAGAGCCTTTCGTCAACAAGACTTTAACCATTGGTCAAATTAAGCAATCAGCAGCAGCGCTTTTGAAGACCTATCGCTCCCGCGGTTTATTTGCTGCCCGCGTGTATGCACCATCGCAAGAGATTCACGATGGCGTTGTGTCTCTGCATGTCTATGAAGGCTCCTTAGAGGAAAATGGCATTATTATCCGAAATTCCGAGAATGCGGTTAAGACCTCCGTTGTTGAGGGAATACTTAAAAATTCACTACATGAAGGCGAGTTAATCGAGAAGGCGCATTTTGAAAGAGGCATGTTACTCGTAAACGATCTTCCGGGAATCTCTTCCTATGCGGCTCTTTACCCTGGAACTGAAGTTGGGCAAGCCCGTTTCCAACTCAGTGTTATCGATGAGCCGACTGTTACTGGAAATATCGACTTTGACAATTTTGGTGGATGGTATACTGGCGAAGAGCGAATTGGAACAACTCTATACATCAACAGTCCTACGGGTGCAGGCGACCAAATAACTTTCCGTTATGTGACCTCTGGCGAAGACTCGAACTATGGTTATATTCAATATAGCCATCCTCTCGCAGATAATGGGCTGAGAGGAGGAGTCAGTTACGATTATCTCGATTACCAACTCGGTAAGCAGTTTCGTCAGTTTGACAGCGCAGGAGATGCCTCGGAGCTGAGGGGATTCATAACCTATCCCTTTCTAAGAGGGAGACATACAAACGTAATTGGAACTATGTCTCTATCTCATATGACCTTGGATGATCACGACAATATTGGGCTCTTAGCAAAGCGAGAGATCAACAGTCTTATCCTCAGCATTGCTGGAGACCACGATGATGATTTCTTGGTAAATGGAAACTGGAACTTCGGAATCGATGTTACTGTAGGTTCTAATAATATTTTGGCGAATGAAGATTATAAAAACTTTGATCGTCTTAACGTAGGAAGTGAGGGAAGCTTCTTCAAGATTAACTATGAAATCTCTCGCCTTCAGCACCTGTTTGCAAATCTTGGCACCCTCATAGGTGTTACTGGACAATGGACTACTGACAACCTTGACACCTCTCAGAAGTTCTTCGTTGGTGGGCCCTTTAATGTTGCGGGGTATCCTTCGGGAGAAACGAGTGGAGATAATGGCGCAGCTCTTCACGCGGATCTGAGGTATGATTTTTATGACATGCCATGGGGAGGAGATTTTCAGGTTTCTGTATTCTACTCTGTAGCGTGGACTGAGCTACATGACGACACTTGGCCAGGATGGGAGGCTGGAAACCCGATTATAGAGAACAACTCTGTCCTCAAATCTACGGGCATTGGCTTGAGTCAAACCTGGGAAGATTCTCTTGTATTACGTGCAATGTGGGGACACCAGATTGGAGAGAATGTTAACCGAAGCCCGATTACTGGGAATGATAGTGATGAATCGAGTAACGACAACCGTTTCTGGATTCAGAGCATTCTCTATTTTTAGGCAGCTTATATTCTCATGGGCTAATTTTACTACTTCTAAAGGATACACTCTGTCATGAGTAGAAATAGAAAAGGACTGATTACTCTCTCCGCGCTCTCTCTTTCGTGTCTTCTCGGAAGCTCGACTGCATTTGGGGCGGCTAACTGTAAGCACTCTTCATCTTGGCAATGTCAGAATCAAAGTGGGACTACCTCTCAACAGAGTCAGAGCACTTCAAGTGGTGTTAGCTCGCTTGGAACGACACCTGATAACTCAGGTTCTCAACATCCTTTGGGAGGAACTACGCCAGATCATCCGGATGCAGTCCTAACCAGTAAGGGTGGTGGCAGTAGTAGTTCTGGCAGTGGCGGTTCTGGTAGTGGTCACTCTGGTGGCTCATCAAGTCATAGCGGTAGCTCTAGTTTAGGTAGCAGCAGTGGCAGCTCATCGAGTCATAGTGCTAGCTCTGGAAGTGGGAGCTCTAGCAGCGGTAGCACCGGTATGACTGGTGGAAGTTCGGGCACTGGAGGAACTGGTGGCACACTGAGCTTTAGCACTGGTGGCTCTGGTACTGGCGGCTCTGGTACTGGTGGCTCTGGTACTGGCGGAGGGTCAAAAATCCCATCAAATCCAATGATAGCATCTAACACAAATTTACCCTCAAAGCAGAAGGAACATCATCCGAATAAGAGAC of bacterium contains these proteins:
- a CDS encoding pilus assembly protein, with the translated sequence MKDARSCPQKPCFLTRYTSGSRNESGSVLVELALVFPIFLAILSGFITFGIGVSSLGMVTRDAYVFSLLSEAADEKEFTSTTIPLHQFLVGHPSQQQQSDVLNAMRSTPPFNFGSDEHMNFFNYIAGEASRRNDAVGFTNATTYTATRVLIDSPVNANMPLEKKTVQRRIHLFGTNFTLEGAHFGLL
- a CDS encoding ShlB/FhaC/HecB family hemolysin secretion/activation protein encodes the protein MRVEKINVNTASPHVPCLSYVASTTWMKQAHLRRFFMQKMSGTILTSPHSKRPSCFSWLLCLALSVLVELQFASLLLVFTPSACLASPYPEATQVYRGYRDKTFAKPGKSNSQVLQMKSPEEDNPATHGEEAVLVKRFIVSGNSTLPEEVIGNILEPFVNKTLTIGQIKQSAAALLKTYRSRGLFAARVYAPSQEIHDGVVSLHVYEGSLEENGIIIRNSENAVKTSVVEGILKNSLHEGELIEKAHFERGMLLVNDLPGISSYAALYPGTEVGQARFQLSVIDEPTVTGNIDFDNFGGWYTGEERIGTTLYINSPTGAGDQITFRYVTSGEDSNYGYIQYSHPLADNGLRGGVSYDYLDYQLGKQFRQFDSAGDASELRGFITYPFLRGRHTNVIGTMSLSHMTLDDHDNIGLLAKREINSLILSIAGDHDDDFLVNGNWNFGIDVTVGSNNILANEDYKNFDRLNVGSEGSFFKINYEISRLQHLFANLGTLIGVTGQWTTDNLDTSQKFFVGGPFNVAGYPSGETSGDNGAALHADLRYDFYDMPWGGDFQVSVFYSVAWTELHDDTWPGWEAGNPIIENNSVLKSTGIGLSQTWEDSLVLRAMWGHQIGENVNRSPITGNDSDESSNDNRFWIQSILYF